ATGCCCGTCAGGCACAACGCCAAACAAAATTTCCTCATAAAAACACAACCTCCCTTATGATTCGGGAATTATCCCGATTATTTATAGCCCATGAGGCCCGGAAGCCAGGTAATCAGTATGGGAAAAGCCGTAACGAGCGCGAGAACGAGAACCATCGCTCCGATAAAAATCAGGTAGGTATGGATGATTTCCTTCAGGGATGCCTTTGAAATGCCGATGGAAACGAAGAGAGAAATTCCCACCGGGGGAGTGCACTGTCCGATGGCCATGTTAACAATGGTCATGACGCCAAAGTGGATGGGGGATACTCCAAGGCGAGACGCCACGGGATACAAAATCGGAACCAGAATAATGATGATGGGGGCAACGTCCAGGAAGGTCCCCATGAAAAGCATCAGTCCGTTCATCAGCATCAGAATGCCAAAGGTGCTGGAAGTGGTACTCAGCAGAACCTCGGCGATTTTTGCCGGGATTTCCTCCGCCGTCAGTATCCAGCCGAAGGAAGATGCCGAGGCGACGCAAAAGACGACCACTCCGGTGGTCATCAGAGATTTTACGATAATTTCAGGAATTTGAGATAATTTGAGTTCCTTATAAACAAAAAAGCCTATGATGAAAGCGTAAATTGCGGCGATGACGGAAGCCTCCGTAGCGGTGAAAATGCCGGACAGAATCCCGCCCATAATGATGACCATGGTCATCAGGGCCAGGATGGATTCCCTGAAATAGGTCCAGCGCTCTCTCCAGCCAACCCGGGGTTCCGCAGTCAGGCGACGTTTTATCGCGAACATGTAACTGGTGAACATCAGAGCGAATCCCACCAGTATCCCGGGAATGACTCCTCCCAGAAACAATCCGCCGATGGAAATGCCTCCGGTGACGCCTAAAACCACCATGGGAATACTGGGAGGAATGATGATGCCGATAGCGCCTGCGGTGGCCATGACGCTGGTGGCAAAGTCCTTGCCGTAATTTTTTTTCTCCATTGCCGGAATGAGAATGCTTCCGATGGCGGCCGTGTCGGCGGCTGTAGA
Above is a genomic segment from Synergistaceae bacterium containing:
- a CDS encoding TRAP transporter large permease, with amino-acid sequence MAWTLFLIFVLLLVIKVPVSFCLGVAGAVALLVGGRNPVVVAQYMYRSVDTFHLVAIPFFILAGGFMDSGGISKRLITFASSLVGHIRGGLAMISVVGAMFFAGVSGSTAADTAAIGSILIPAMEKKNYGKDFATSVMATAGAIGIIIPPSIPMVVLGVTGGISIGGLFLGGVIPGILVGFALMFTSYMFAIKRRLTAEPRVGWRERWTYFRESILALMTMVIIMGGILSGIFTATEASVIAAIYAFIIGFFVYKELKLSQIPEIIVKSLMTTGVVVFCVASASSFGWILTAEEIPAKIAEVLLSTTSSTFGILMLMNGLMLFMGTFLDVAPIIIILVPILYPVASRLGVSPIHFGVMTIVNMAIGQCTPPVGISLFVSIGISKASLKEIIHTYLIFIGAMVLVLALVTAFPILITWLPGLMGYK